A genomic region of Coriobacteriaceae bacterium contains the following coding sequences:
- a CDS encoding glycosyltransferase produces the protein MQRHKLSNVLLENSWQFFRAPAMYCSSNAPVTCGDSAGSEWSLQGPGTFDFTTFFNALPTGKWMRYTNAREFFLHLELKRAACTFTQTRADTYTWHAERLDTTRRDIAASEEWVTLDIPLELNDDVLVGFLLESQGTVQIRNSYYYTEVDDESIRPVELALCTTTFKNENYILPNVELVRKRIIETDEPISEHFSMHVVDNGRTLDAEDVESERIFLHPNPNAGGAGGFARGMIEAMEQAPRATHVLLMDDDVSISPESIIRTFNLLSIVNDEYSEAFLSGAMMSMDQPNLRYEDVGFVACNGKYFPAKNLAYVDVLHDCVANEAFIHCNPEEAGYDADRMSQSYAAWWYCVIPVSVIDREGLPLPIFVRTDDVEYSLRAHAKIMTMNGICVWHAPFKQRYSAAVERYQMPRNVLIGQFTSGMAPLSDFIGDLKIGFELELKKYNYDNAALVLDAFEDFLKGPSFIMEKGAAERSYLDHLKKAEKLLPLDDIKEDALALGVDLDTIPATQFDHENYERDDHRSFVERIRDNMTVNGHRMVRGDYYDKGSVAVISAAGWLYPVDELRKKEYIIAIDAPSKKGIIRKMDKERFNRLWDRFHRDMVEFRANKDRLRKEYEAARPVMTSLPFWKQYLGID, from the coding sequence ATGCAGCGACATAAGCTTTCGAACGTTCTACTGGAAAACAGCTGGCAGTTCTTCCGAGCACCTGCCATGTATTGCTCCTCCAATGCCCCCGTAACATGCGGTGATTCCGCCGGAAGCGAATGGAGTCTGCAAGGGCCCGGCACCTTCGACTTCACCACCTTCTTCAATGCGCTGCCCACAGGCAAGTGGATGCGCTATACCAACGCCCGAGAGTTCTTCTTGCACCTCGAGCTTAAGAGAGCCGCCTGCACGTTCACGCAAACGCGTGCCGATACATACACATGGCATGCCGAGCGTCTCGACACGACAAGGCGCGATATCGCTGCAAGCGAAGAGTGGGTCACGCTCGATATCCCCCTCGAGCTCAACGATGACGTGCTCGTTGGCTTCCTGTTGGAAAGCCAGGGAACCGTGCAGATCCGCAACAGTTACTATTACACCGAGGTCGATGACGAGAGCATCCGCCCCGTCGAGCTTGCCCTTTGCACGACGACCTTCAAAAACGAGAACTACATTCTTCCCAATGTCGAGCTTGTCAGAAAACGCATCATCGAGACTGACGAGCCCATCTCGGAACACTTTTCCATGCATGTCGTCGACAACGGTCGCACCCTTGACGCCGAGGACGTCGAATCCGAGCGCATCTTCCTGCACCCCAATCCCAACGCGGGTGGAGCGGGCGGTTTTGCCCGAGGCATGATCGAGGCCATGGAACAGGCCCCGCGCGCTACCCACGTGCTGCTCATGGACGATGACGTGAGCATCTCGCCCGAGAGCATCATACGCACCTTCAACCTGCTCTCCATCGTAAATGACGAGTACTCGGAAGCGTTCTTGAGCGGTGCCATGATGAGCATGGACCAGCCGAATCTGCGCTACGAAGACGTCGGATTCGTGGCATGCAACGGCAAGTACTTCCCCGCCAAGAACCTTGCCTACGTCGATGTGCTGCACGACTGCGTCGCAAACGAGGCCTTTATCCACTGCAATCCCGAAGAGGCGGGGTATGATGCGGACCGCATGTCGCAGTCCTACGCTGCCTGGTGGTACTGCGTCATACCCGTATCCGTAATCGATCGCGAAGGGCTACCGCTGCCCATCTTCGTGCGTACCGACGACGTTGAGTACAGCCTGCGTGCGCATGCCAAGATCATGACCATGAACGGCATCTGCGTATGGCACGCACCGTTCAAACAGCGCTACAGCGCTGCCGTGGAGCGCTACCAAATGCCCCGCAACGTGCTCATCGGGCAGTTCACGAGCGGCATGGCCCCCCTGTCCGACTTCATAGGCGATTTGAAGATCGGCTTCGAGCTCGAACTCAAGAAGTACAACTACGATAACGCAGCACTCGTCCTCGATGCCTTCGAGGACTTTCTGAAGGGCCCGTCCTTCATCATGGAAAAGGGAGCAGCCGAGAGAAGCTACCTTGACCACCTCAAGAAGGCCGAGAAGCTGCTTCCGCTTGACGATATCAAGGAAGATGCCCTGGCTCTGGGCGTTGATCTCGATACCATCCCCGCAACGCAATTCGACCACGAGAACTACGAGAGAGACGACCATCGCTCGTTCGTCGAGCGCATACGGGACAACATGACCGTCAACGGCCATCGCATGGTCAGGGGCGATTACTACGACAAGGGATCGGTTGCCGTCATCAGCGCCGCCGGCTGGCTGTACCCCGTCGATGAGCTTCGAAAGAAGGAATACATCATCGCCATCGACGCGCCAAGCAAGAAGGGCATCATCCGCAAGATGGACAAGGAGCGCTTCAACCGGCTCTGGGACCGTTTCCACCGTGACATGGTCGAGTTTCGTGCGAACAAAGACCGCCTGCGCAAGGAGTACGAGGCAGCCCGCCCCGTCATGACGTCACTGCCGTTCTGGAAGCAGTACCTCGGTATCGACTAG
- a CDS encoding glycosyltransferase family 2 protein: MTFAIFDRYARSDISHIEPDRICYFGYEPQNSELVHIVITTHCDDASTHQTPFEVIVFDRQGKRMPIRDRAVLSDKLDHPVPHSDFTRRTIHTSFLKEHGNDWFFIWVRFADDALPPAFICMDKWRTEDVRDRFQRKFNDSGQGPFYEDWFYHTQKKSPMELDGQRRAHFEIEPLFSIIVPLYKTPLDFFAEMSQSVLEQTYGKFELILVNSTPEDKELAAAVAACAANDDRVRVVTLDKNYGIAGNTNEGIAIAQGDFLCFFDHDDILEPSILFEYVDAINRYPETDLLYCDEDKIRDGKLFDGFLKTDFSWELLATCNYVCHLLTVRKSIVDAIELSGDEVTGAQDWDMTLKVAEKARNIFHVRKVLYHWRSHEHSAASNANAKPYTHKAGEIAVRNHYERIGIPVDVLDGFCGNMHRIVYHLPEKKPLVSIIIPNKDQAFMLERCLESIWEKTTYENFEIIIVENNSVEDETFALYERLQAEHDNLRVVRFEGSFNYSAICNLGVTHAVGDHYLFLNNDMEVITPDWIELLLGPLQREEVAVVGARLLYPDRTIQHDGVVIPRSDPKHVACMAPASLVYYFGMIHNARDVLAVTGACLMVSRKDFESVEGFDERYAVAYNDVDFCLRLVEKGRHVIIDPNIELYHYESVSRGFDETVESKMRNAEELAMFQKRWPRFIAEGDPYYGTNIAHANAYYALNWDVRA; encoded by the coding sequence ATGACATTCGCAATTTTCGACCGCTATGCGCGCAGTGATATTTCTCATATCGAGCCTGATCGCATTTGTTACTTTGGCTATGAGCCGCAAAACAGCGAGCTCGTGCATATCGTCATCACGACTCATTGCGACGATGCGAGTACGCACCAAACGCCATTCGAGGTCATCGTCTTTGACCGTCAGGGCAAGCGCATGCCTATCAGAGATCGCGCTGTCCTGAGCGACAAACTTGACCATCCCGTGCCCCACTCCGATTTCACGCGCCGCACCATCCACACCTCGTTTCTCAAGGAGCATGGCAACGATTGGTTCTTCATTTGGGTGCGTTTTGCGGATGACGCTCTGCCTCCTGCGTTCATCTGCATGGACAAGTGGCGCACGGAGGATGTTCGCGATCGTTTTCAGAGGAAGTTCAATGATTCGGGTCAGGGCCCCTTCTACGAGGATTGGTTCTACCACACTCAAAAGAAGTCACCGATGGAGCTCGATGGGCAGCGGAGGGCGCACTTCGAGATCGAGCCGCTGTTCTCGATCATCGTGCCGCTCTACAAGACGCCGCTCGACTTCTTCGCGGAGATGTCACAGTCCGTTCTCGAGCAGACCTATGGCAAGTTCGAGCTTATCCTTGTCAACTCGACGCCCGAGGACAAGGAGCTTGCCGCGGCTGTGGCCGCGTGCGCGGCAAACGATGATCGCGTACGGGTGGTGACACTCGACAAGAACTACGGCATTGCGGGCAATACCAACGAGGGCATCGCCATCGCACAAGGCGACTTCCTCTGCTTCTTCGATCATGACGACATCCTCGAGCCGAGCATACTCTTCGAGTACGTCGATGCCATCAATCGCTACCCGGAGACGGATTTGCTCTACTGCGACGAGGACAAGATCAGGGACGGCAAGCTCTTCGATGGCTTCCTCAAGACGGACTTTAGCTGGGAGTTGCTTGCCACCTGCAATTACGTGTGCCATCTGCTCACGGTGCGCAAGTCCATCGTGGATGCCATCGAGCTTTCGGGCGACGAGGTCACGGGTGCGCAGGACTGGGATATGACCCTGAAGGTTGCGGAGAAGGCGCGCAACATCTTCCACGTGCGCAAGGTGCTCTATCATTGGCGCTCGCATGAGCACTCGGCTGCCAGTAACGCCAACGCCAAGCCCTACACGCACAAGGCCGGCGAGATTGCGGTCAGGAATCACTACGAGCGTATCGGCATTCCCGTCGATGTGCTCGATGGCTTCTGCGGCAACATGCATCGCATCGTGTATCACCTACCCGAGAAGAAGCCGCTTGTCTCCATCATCATCCCCAACAAAGACCAGGCCTTCATGCTCGAGCGCTGCCTCGAATCCATCTGGGAGAAGACGACCTACGAGAACTTCGAGATCATCATCGTCGAGAACAATAGTGTCGAGGACGAGACCTTTGCGCTGTACGAGCGCCTGCAGGCCGAGCACGACAACCTGCGCGTCGTGCGCTTCGAGGGTTCGTTCAACTACTCTGCCATCTGCAATTTGGGCGTGACGCATGCCGTGGGTGACCACTATCTCTTCCTCAACAACGATATGGAGGTCATCACGCCCGATTGGATTGAGTTGCTGCTCGGCCCCCTGCAACGCGAGGAGGTCGCCGTCGTAGGCGCACGTTTGCTGTATCCGGACAGGACAATCCAGCACGACGGCGTGGTGATTCCGCGCTCCGACCCCAAGCACGTGGCGTGCATGGCGCCGGCGAGCCTCGTGTACTACTTTGGCATGATCCACAATGCTCGCGACGTGCTCGCGGTTACGGGCGCATGCCTTATGGTGAGCCGAAAGGACTTCGAGTCGGTCGAGGGCTTTGACGAGCGCTATGCCGTCGCCTATAACGACGTGGACTTCTGCCTGCGCCTCGTCGAGAAGGGTCGTCACGTCATCATCGATCCCAACATCGAGCTCTACCACTATGAGTCAGTGTCCCGTGGGTTCGACGAGACGGTCGAGAGCAAGATGCGAAACGCCGAGGAGCTCGCGATGTTCCAGAAGCGCTGGCCGCGCTTCATTGCCGAAGGCGATCCGTATTACGGTACCAACATCGCGCATGCGAACGCGTACTACGCGCTCAACTGGGACGTGCGCGCCTAG
- a CDS encoding LicD family protein, protein MSTSPYPQDSLQRLQAIERDIVAVIDKICRENDIEYFIDGGTCLGAVRHGGFIPWDDDVDLGMPKADYDRFCAIAPELLPAGYSLHTSTNTTGFSGLWAKVFKEGTRFIDDNALEAGCEQGAFVDIFPYCQLDADPKIAQRQCKKARAAQLKSYLRHFSRPKLPASTPLRPLVEAACKFVHATVARGWKQEDLQNTFDHAFDTSNPAQRWTDAAYPNWGSFDTEVLFPTTDIDFDGLTLRAPHDSDGFLKTLYGDYMQLPPEEERYTHAPVILDLGDGIDVMKET, encoded by the coding sequence GTGAGCACTTCGCCCTATCCGCAGGACTCGCTTCAACGATTGCAAGCCATCGAGCGTGACATCGTCGCCGTCATCGACAAGATCTGCCGGGAGAACGATATCGAATACTTCATCGATGGTGGCACCTGCTTGGGTGCCGTGCGCCATGGAGGCTTCATTCCCTGGGACGACGATGTTGATCTCGGGATGCCCAAGGCCGATTACGACCGCTTCTGCGCCATTGCCCCCGAGCTCTTACCCGCTGGCTACTCGCTCCACACATCCACGAACACCACGGGGTTTTCGGGGCTTTGGGCCAAGGTCTTCAAAGAAGGCACGCGTTTCATCGACGACAACGCGCTGGAAGCGGGCTGCGAGCAAGGAGCCTTCGTCGACATATTCCCCTACTGCCAGCTTGACGCGGACCCCAAAATTGCGCAGAGGCAGTGCAAGAAGGCTCGCGCTGCCCAACTCAAGTCATATCTCAGGCACTTCTCGCGCCCCAAACTGCCAGCATCGACCCCACTGCGCCCGCTCGTCGAGGCAGCCTGCAAGTTTGTGCACGCCACCGTCGCGCGCGGCTGGAAGCAGGAGGATTTGCAGAATACATTCGACCATGCCTTCGACACGAGCAATCCCGCACAGCGTTGGACAGATGCCGCATATCCCAATTGGGGATCATTTGACACCGAGGTGCTCTTCCCCACGACGGATATCGACTTCGACGGGTTAACACTGCGTGCACCCCATGACAGCGACGGCTTTCTCAAGACGCTCTATGGTGACTACATGCAATTGCCTCCTGAAGAGGAGCGCTATACGCACGCACCCGTCATCCTCGACTTGGGCGATGGCATCGACGTCATGAAAGAGACGTGA
- a CDS encoding glycosyltransferase family 4 protein — translation MSLLLAASIACSSIRVFYRHSLEGARFAKRIGAPVIVLDHGSAHLTFGGGGIDWFVERYEHAVTRCMRHLGPAFAGISQASRGWLTHFGIETAAVIPNSIDVEQFKDAASERNFRDELRAHDKTLIVFVGRLEPEKGALSFAQAAALLGDGFVCALAGDGSQREQIACQGFDNVALLGKLDQPDLSALLRDADVFCLPTRSEGFCTSLLEAAAQGCVPVMPHVGGTDEVMGFDPVRHGVMLKSCEPADVAQAIREATAQRASGEDLSAFVAAECCWGKTVDALEAAFTSLS, via the coding sequence ATGAGCTTGCTACTCGCGGCATCGATCGCGTGCTCGTCAATACGCGTTTTCTACCGGCATTCCCTTGAAGGCGCGCGTTTCGCGAAGCGCATTGGCGCTCCTGTCATCGTGCTTGACCACGGCTCCGCGCACCTGACCTTTGGTGGCGGCGGTATCGATTGGTTTGTTGAGCGCTATGAGCATGCTGTAACTAGGTGCATGCGGCATCTCGGGCCTGCCTTCGCGGGTATTTCGCAGGCAAGCAGGGGTTGGCTGACGCACTTTGGCATAGAGACCGCAGCCGTCATTCCCAACTCCATCGATGTCGAGCAATTCAAAGATGCTGCATCAGAACGGAACTTTCGTGACGAGCTGCGTGCGCATGACAAGACGCTCATCGTCTTTGTCGGGCGTCTCGAACCCGAGAAGGGAGCGCTTTCGTTTGCGCAGGCCGCGGCGCTCTTAGGCGATGGGTTCGTATGCGCATTGGCGGGCGATGGTAGCCAACGTGAGCAGATCGCATGCCAAGGTTTTGACAACGTTGCCTTGCTTGGCAAGCTTGACCAGCCGGACCTTTCCGCTCTTCTGCGAGATGCGGATGTTTTCTGCCTACCGACGCGTTCGGAAGGTTTCTGCACCTCGCTTCTGGAAGCGGCTGCCCAGGGGTGCGTCCCCGTCATGCCGCATGTGGGAGGCACAGACGAGGTGATGGGCTTTGATCCGGTACGCCATGGCGTCATGCTTAAGAGCTGCGAACCCGCAGACGTTGCGCAAGCTATTCGCGAGGCGACGGCGCAGCGTGCTTCAGGAGAAGACCTGAGCGCCTTCGTCGCTGCTGAATGCTGCTGGGGCAAGACCGTCGATGCACTCGAGGCGGCCTTCACGTCTCTTTCATGA
- a CDS encoding glycosyltransferase: MSSPVHAYAIFSAQYAPHAGGVESFTQRLAHELAMQGNRVFIVTSQLSANTPAYEVQDDGVEVYRLPCRPLLDGRLPISRKNADYQHVLDELATRGIDRVLVNTRFLPAFP, translated from the coding sequence GTGTCATCCCCAGTTCACGCATATGCGATCTTCTCGGCGCAGTATGCGCCACATGCAGGTGGGGTCGAGTCGTTTACCCAGCGCCTTGCCCACGAGCTTGCTATGCAAGGCAACCGCGTCTTCATCGTGACCTCGCAGCTCTCTGCGAATACGCCTGCGTACGAGGTGCAAGATGATGGCGTCGAGGTGTATCGCTTGCCATGCAGGCCGCTTTTGGATGGCCGCCTGCCCATCTCGCGCAAGAACGCCGATTATCAGCACGTGCTTGATGAGCTTGCTACTCGCGGCATCGATCGCGTGCTCGTCAATACGCGTTTTCTACCGGCATTCCCTTGA
- a CDS encoding DUF2304 domain-containing protein yields MFSIALRIILIVAAIGLMAFLLHSIKKSKMSIEDAMFWVAFSLLIVLMSIFPQIPSLLSDAIGFQSPVNFVFLFFIFILILRDFFSNRRISQLENRVKELTQQIAIDRLDHYERRHLGEHDED; encoded by the coding sequence ATGTTCTCGATTGCCCTGCGAATCATACTGATCGTCGCCGCCATCGGCCTCATGGCCTTCCTGCTGCATAGCATCAAGAAATCCAAGATGAGTATCGAGGATGCCATGTTCTGGGTGGCGTTTTCCCTCCTCATTGTCCTGATGAGCATCTTTCCCCAGATCCCCTCGCTTCTGTCAGACGCCATTGGCTTTCAATCACCGGTCAACTTCGTCTTCCTCTTCTTCATTTTCATATTGATTCTCCGTGATTTTTTCTCGAACCGGCGTATATCCCAGCTCGAGAATCGCGTGAAGGAACTCACCCAGCAGATAGCCATCGACAGGCTAGACCATTATGAGCGAAGGCATCTTGGCGAGCATGACGAGGACTGA